The following proteins come from a genomic window of Nycticebus coucang isolate mNycCou1 chromosome 11, mNycCou1.pri, whole genome shotgun sequence:
- the LOC128560388 gene encoding intraflagellar transport protein 80 homolog — translation MRLKTSLLKEPKHQELVSCVGWTTAEELYSCSDDHQIVKWNLLTSETSQIVKLPDDIYPIDLHWFPKSLGIKKQTQAESFVLTSSDGKFHLISKLGRVEKSVEAHCGAVLAGRWNYEGTALVTVGEDGQIKIWSKTGMLRSTLAQQGTPVYSVAWGPDSEKVLYTAGKQLIIKPLQPNAKVLQWKAHDGIILKVDWNSVNDLILSAGEDCKYKVWDSYGRPLYNSQPHEHPITSVAWAPDGELFAVGSFHTLRLCDKTGWSYTLEKPNTGSIFNIAWSVDGTQIAGACGNGHVVFAHVVEQHWEWKNFQVTLTKRRTMQVRNVLNDAVDLLEFRDRVIKASLNYAHLVVSTSLQCYVFSTKNWNTPLVFDLKEGTVSLILQAERHFLLVDGGGIYLYSYEGRFISSPKFPGVRTDILNAQTVSLSNDTIAIKNKADEKTIFLFEASTGKPLGDGKLLSHKNEILEIALDQKGLTNDRKVAFIDKNRDLYITSVKRFGKEEQIIKLGTMVHTLAWSDTCNILCGLQDTRFTVWYYPNTVYVDRDILPKTLYERDASEFSKNPHIVSFVGNQITIRKADGSLVHISISPYPPILHEYVSSSKWEDAVRLCRFVKEQTLWACLAAMAVANRDMTTAEIAYAAIGEIDKVQYINSIKNLPSKESKMAHILMFSGNIQEAEVVLLQAGLVYQAIQINISLYNWERALELAVKYKTHVDTVLAYRQKFLETFGKQETNKRYLQYAEGLQIDWEKIKAKIEMEITKERERSSTSQSNQSVGLKL, via the coding sequence ATGAGATTGAAGACATCTCTTTTAAAAGAACCAAAGCATCAAGAATTAGTAAGCTGTGTGGGCTGGACTACTGCCGAAGAGCTGTATTCATGCAGTGATGATCACCAGATAGTGAAGTGGAACTTGTTAACCAGTGAAACAAGTCAAATAGTAAAGCTTCCTGATGATATTTACCCTATAGATCTTCACTGGTTTCCAAAAAGCTTAGGCATAAAGAAACAGACTCAAGCAGAAAGCTTTGTTCTCACAAGTTCTGATGGTAAATTTCATCTGATATCCAAGTTAGGAAGAGTGGAAAAAAGTGTAGAAGCTCACTGTGGAGCTGTACTTGCAGGAAGATGGAATTATGAAGGAACAGCATTAGTTACAGTTGGAGAAGATGGACAGATAAAAATTTGGTCCAAGACTGGGATGCTTAGATCAACTTTAGCTCAGCAAGGAACACCAGTGTATTCAGTCGCTTGGGGTCCTGATTCAGAAAAGGTTCTTTACACAGCAGGCAAGCAGCTGATCATTAAACCTCTTCAACCAAATGCTAAAGTTTTACAGTGGAAAGCTCATGAtggcattattttaaaagtagattgGAACTCAGTCAATGATCTTATTTTATCTGCTGGTGAAGACTGTAAATATAAGGTGTGGGATAGTTATGGCCGCCCGCTGTATAATTCACAACCTCATGAGCATCCTATTACCTCTGTGGCCTGGGCTCCTGATGGAGAATTATTTGCTGTTGGATCGTTTCATACTTTACGCTTGTGTGATAAAACTGGGTGGTCATATACTTTAGAAAAACCCAACACTGGCAGCATATTTAATATTGCATGGTCAGTTGATGGCACTCAGATCGCAGGAGCCTGTGGAAATGGACATGTTGTTTTTGCACACGTGGTGGAGCAACATTGGGAATGGAAAAATTTTCAAGTTACACTAACGAAAAGAAGGACTATGCAGGTTCGTAATGTCCTTAATGATGCAGTGGATTTGCTGGAATTCCGGGATAGAGTCATCAAAGCATCTTTGAACTACGCGCACTTGGTTGTTTCAACGTCTCTTCAGTGTTACGTGTTCTCTACAAAGAACTGGAATACACCACTTGTATTTGACCTCAAAGAAGGAACTGTTAGTTTAATTCTGCAGGCAGAAAGACATTTTCTTCTTGTAGATGGTGGCGGTATCTATTTATATTCTTATGAAGGGCGCTTTATTTCTTCTCCAAAATTTCCTGGAGTGAGAACAGATATTCTGAATGCACAGACTGTATCTCTGAGTAACGATACCatagcaataaaaaacaaagctgaTGAAAAAACAATCTTCCTCTTTGAGGCATCAACTGGAAAACCATTAGGTGATGGAAAGCTTCTTTCTCATAAGAATGAAATCTTGGAAATTGCTCTGGATCAAAAAGGACTTACCAATGATAGAAAAGTTGCCTTCATTGATAAAAATAGAGATCTCTATATCACCTCAGTGAAACGATTTGGGAAGGAAGAACAAATTATCAAACTTGGAACAATGGTGCATACTTTGGCATGGAGTGATACATGCAATATCCTTTGTGGACTTCAAGATACTCGATTTACAGTGTGGTATTACCCCAATACGGTCTATGTAGACAGAGACATTTTGCCTAAAACATTATATGAAAGGGATGCAAGTGAATTTAGTAAAAATCCACATATTGTGAGTTTTGTTGGAAATCAGATAACTATAAGAAAAGCTGATGGCTCCCTGGTTCACATAAGCATATCACCATATCCTCCCATTCTTCACGAGTATGTCAGTAGTTCCAAGTGGGAGGACGCTGTAAGACTTTGTCGCTTTGTTAAGGAGCAAACCTTGTGGGCATGCCTAGCTGCTATGGCAGTTGCTAATCGAGATATGACAACTGCAGAAATTGCCTATGCAGCCATTGGTGAAATTGATAAGGTTCAATACATCAATTCTATAAAAAATCTTccatcaaaagaatcaaaaatgGCCCACATACTAATGTTTAGTGGGAACATCCAGGAAGCTGAAGTAGTGCTTCTTCAGGCTGGCCTTGTGTACCAAGCAATCCAGATCAACATCAGTCTCTACAACTGGGAAAGGGCACTGGAGTTGGCCGTAAAATACAAAACACATGTTGACACAGTTCTTGCTTACCGTCAGAAGTTTTTAGAGACATTCGGTAAACAGGAAACTAATAAACGATATTTGCAATATGCAGAAGGACTCCAAATAGATTGGGAGAAAATCAAAGCCAAAATTGAGATGGAAATCACTAAAGAACGAGAGAGATCATCAACCAGCCAGTCCAACCAGAGTGTGGGTCTAAAGCTCTGA